A DNA window from Elephas maximus indicus isolate mEleMax1 chromosome 17, mEleMax1 primary haplotype, whole genome shotgun sequence contains the following coding sequences:
- the LOC126060590 gene encoding olfactory receptor 8B8-like, translating into MFWRRMASGNDSLVTEFILLGLTQEPELQVPLFFLFLGIFVITVVGNIGLLVVIGLNPHLHTPMYYFLFNLSFTDLCYVSVIMPKMLISFIKKNNIYYSECMAQLYFFAFFVISECCVLTSMAYDRYVAICKPLLYKVIMSPQVCLILMMGTYAMGFVGAMAHTGCMLRLTFCNGNVINHFMCDIPPLLHLSCTSTYINELVAFIVVGISVIVPSLIVFISYSLILSNIFHIRSTEGRSKAFSICSSHIIAVSIFFGSSAFTYLKPFPARSLDQEKICTVFYTIVAPMMNPFVYSLRNKDVHVALSKTLKRKVFS; encoded by the coding sequence ATGTTCTGGAGAAGAATGGCCTCAGGAAATGACTCCTTAGTGACTGAGTTTATCCTGCTGGGTTTAACACAAGAGCCAGAGCTTCAGGtgcctctcttcttcctttttttaggaATCTTTGTAATCACTGTGGTGGGTAACATTGGGTTGCTTGTTGTAATTGGACTGAATCCTCACcttcacactcccatgtactaCTTTCTCTTCAACCTTTCCTTCACTGATCTCTGCTATGTCTCTGTTATAATGCCTAAAATGTTAATAAGCTTCATAAAAAAGAATAACATCTATTATTCAGAGTGCATGGCTCAGCTCTATTTCTTTGCCTTCTTTGTTATCAGTGAATGTTGTGTTCTAACATCAATGGCCTATGATCgatatgtggccatctgcaagcccCTGCTTTACAAGGTCATCATGTCCCCTCAGGTCTGCCTCATTCTGATGATGGGCACTTATGCAATGGGATTTGTGGGTGCCATGGCCCACACAGGGTGCATGCTAAGACTCACTTTTTGTAATGGCAACGTCATCAATCATTTCATGTGTGACATACCTCCCCTCCTCCACCTCTCTTGCACAAGCACCTACATCAATGAGCTGGTAGCTTTTATTGTAGTAGGCATCAGTGTAATAGTGCCCAGTCTTATCGTCTTCATCTCTTACTCCCTCATCCTCTCCAACATCTTCCACATCCGTTCTACAGAAGGTaggtccaaagccttcagtatctGCAGCTCCCACATAATTGCTGTTTCTATTTTCTTTGGATCATCAGCATTTACGTATCTCAAGCCTTTTCCAGCTCGATCTCTCGATCAAGAGAAAATATGCACAGTTTTTTATACCATTGTAGCACCAATGATGAATCCTTTTGTCTACAGtttgagaaacaaagatgtcCATGTTGCACTGAGTAAGACTTTGAAGAGAAAAGTGTTCTCCTAA